The Kribbella sp. HUAS MG21 genome includes the window GCCGAGGACGAAGTACCCGAGCCGTTGCCAGCCTACGAGGGCGAGCCGGACAGCCTCTACAGTCACTTCCTCCCGGCAGACAGCACAGGGCAGCCGTCGCCGCCGCATATGTGGTTCACGATCGTGGACAGCCGCGGACGTGTGCGGTGGACCGAGAAGCATCCGGACTGGGACGTGCTGGTGCTCGTGGCGCGTTCGACTCCCGCTGACTATCTCGGGTATCTGCGCCGGGAGCGCATTTGCTACCTCGTCGTCGGGGAGGAGCGCGTCGATCTCCGCCAGGCGATTGCCGCGATGGGGACGGAGCTCGGAATCAGCTGCGTGCTGTCCATGGCCGGCGGTGGCCTGAACGGAGCTTTGCTGCGCGCGGAGCTGATCGACGAACTGCACCTGACGCTGGCGCCCGCGCTGGTGGGAGGTCTCGGTACGCCGTCGGTCATGGACGGACCGCCGCTTGCCGTCGGAGAGGCGCCGACCCGTCTGCAGCTCCTCTCGGTGCAGTCGGACACGGCTGGTGCGGTGCGGCTCCACTACGCCGTACCGAGGGTGTGAAGAGTGCAATCTGGCGCCTTTGAGGGCGGTCTCAGGGCCTCTCGGAGCCGGGAATCACAAGAATGTAAGTCGGCGGAAGCCGCTAAGGATCGCTCTCACAGAGCTAGTTCGAACCCCGAACTACCGGGATAAGTCATCAGGGTGATATGTCGACAAATCCATCTCGACACTTACGGCGATGTTTCATGTGAAACATCGCGCGCTGCGTGGATGAGGTAGGTCGCCGGGAGGTGTGCGGAGGCTGCGCCAAGGCCGTCGTACATCTCGGGAACTGCGGACTCCTGGAAGGCTGTGAGGGTCAGGCCGGCTGACAGGAGTGCGGTGACGATGTCGCTGGGCGGCCAGATGAAGGCGGTGAAGGTGGGGGCATCCGGGTTGTCCCGTGCGCCGGTGGGCAGCTTGGGGTTGTCGATGGTCGCGCGTGGGGTGGTGCGGGCGAAGTAGTCCGCCGTAACCGTCAGGTGGTTGGGTCCCTGGACGGACAGGATCTCCCAGATCGGGTGATGGTCGGCGATCAGGATTGAACCGCCGGGGGTGAGGCGGTGCGCGACGGAGGTCGCGAAGGTGTTCAGGTCGGGGACCCAGCAGATTGCGCCCCAGCTCAGGTAGATGACATCGAAGCCGGTCAGGGACGACGGCAGATCGAGCATGTCGGCGCGCACGAACTCGACCGGGACGCCTGCGGCGACGGACTTCTCGGTGGCCATCGCGATCGCCACCTCGGAGATGTCGGCACCGACGACCGAGGCGCCGAGGTTGGCCCAGGAGAGGGCGTCATCACCGCAGGAGCAGGCCAGTTGGAGAACCCGCCGGCCGCGGACGTCACCGGCAGCGGCGAGTTCGGCCGGCGA containing:
- a CDS encoding dihydrofolate reductase family protein translates to MDERPRVVVSVGASVDGKVALARNALLMHQPSSELWAAMTPEASDSVGVDVLELVRDQYGCNAVLEGSGSLVAEDEVPEPLPAYEGEPDSLYSHFLPADSTGQPSPPHMWFTIVDSRGRVRWTEKHPDWDVLVLVARSTPADYLGYLRRERICYLVVGEERVDLRQAIAAMGTELGISCVLSMAGGGLNGALLRAELIDELHLTLAPALVGGLGTPSVMDGPPLAVGEAPTRLQLLSVQSDTAGAVRLHYAVPRV
- a CDS encoding class I SAM-dependent methyltransferase, with the protein product MIPPPDPRPRGGVMPPDITGFNRASWNQIHPDRPGRPASYFAGGGTTLSPAELAAAGDVRGRRVLQLACSCGDDALSWANLGASVVGADISEVAIAMATEKSVAAGVPVEFVRADMLDLPSSLTGFDVIYLSWGAICWVPDLNTFATSVAHRLTPGGSILIADHHPIWEILSVQGPNHLTVTADYFARTTPRATIDNPKLPTGARDNPDAPTFTAFIWPPSDIVTALLSAGLTLTAFQESAVPEMYDGLGAASAHLPATYLIHAARDVSHETSP